The Hymenobacter oligotrophus genome segment AGGGCTGGGCCGGTGGGCTAGCGCACCAAATCCTGCTTGCGGTAGGCGTCGATGGCCAGCAGAATGAACAGCAGAATGGTGAATGACCACAGCGAGGAACCGCCGTAGCTGAAAAACGGCAGTGGAATGCCTACCACCGGCGCCAATCCAATGGTCATGCCGATGTTCACGCAGAAGTGGAAGAAGATGATGCTGGCTACGCAATAGCCGTAGGTGCGCCCAAACACCGATTTCTGGCGCTCCGCCACGTAAATAATGCGGACTAGCAGCGTCATGAACAGCACCACGGTAAGCATGGTACCAAACCAGCCCCACTCCTCGCCCACCGTGCAGAAAATGAAGTCGGTGCTTTGCTCGGGCACGAAGTCGAAACGGGTTTGGGTGCCCTCAAGAAAACCTTTGCCCAGCAGCCCACCCGAGCCAATGGCAATCTTCGACTGCGTAACGTTCCAGCCAAAGCCCAGCGGATCGGCCGAGGGGTTGATGAGCACCTCGATGCGCTTGCGCTGGTGGGGCTGCAACACGCTGTTGTAGAAAAAATCGACGCCGAACACCATGCCTACCACCACCGCGTAGGTGGACAAGGCAAGCGGGAGGTGGTGGCGGAAAATGCGGCTATTGAACACGAACACCAAGGCCAAAATTACCGTGAACACGCCCACCAGCCACAGCTTGGGCACCAGCAGCGACAAAATCAGCACCACGGCGGCAGCGGCCAAAATCAGCAGAATCAGCGGCGACATACCCTCGCGGAAGTACGCCAACAGAAAGGCCCCGAACACCAGTGCCTGCCCCGTTTCGTTGGAGGCAATGATAAGCGCTGGGGGCAACAGCGTAAGCCCCACCAGCACCATCTGCTGCCGAAAATTGTGCTGCCGCAGGTTGATGCCAGCCATAAACCGCGACACGGCCAGC includes the following:
- the rodA gene encoding rod shape-determining protein RodA, whose product is MNQVRYSRSIDWVTLLLYILMVGVGLLNVYAASYSPEMPFSRVFSSDWSGLMAFNWFKQLVWIGAAVVLIVVLVVIDYKAYDTFAYVLYGGMIVLLLVTLVIARPIAGSRSWLELGPVRLQPAEFAKFTTALAVSRFMAGINLRQHNFRQQMVLVGLTLLPPALIIASNETGQALVFGAFLLAYFREGMSPLILLILAAAAVVLILSLLVPKLWLVGVFTVILALVFVFNSRIFRHHLPLALSTYAVVVGMVFGVDFFYNSVLQPHQRKRIEVLINPSADPLGFGWNVTQSKIAIGSGGLLGKGFLEGTQTRFDFVPEQSTDFIFCTVGEEWGWFGTMLTVVLFMTLLVRIIYVAERQKSVFGRTYGYCVASIIFFHFCVNIGMTIGLAPVVGIPLPFFSYGGSSLWSFTILLFILLAIDAYRKQDLVR